The DNA segment CGTGGCGTCTCCATGCTACAATGCCGCCCGCTTAGTCCCCACTTTTTATTCAGAGAATACCATCGGGACGTGTCGACGCATCATTCCGAAATATCCGCCGACGTTGGGTCCCAAGTCGCCGCCCCCGAGCGGCGGCTGTCGCTGATTGACACAACATCGATGATCGTGGGGATCATTATCGGTTCGGGCCTGTACGAGACGACGCCGGTGATCGCGGCCAACGTCTCTGCCGCGCCCTGGTTGATTACAGGGTGGCTGCTAGGGGGCCTATTTGCGCTCGTCGGCTCGTTATGTTACGCAGAACTGGCCACCGCGTATCCGGCCGATGGTGGCGACTACGTCTACCTGACGCGGGCTTTTGGCCGCGGCACGGGATTCATGTTCGCCTGGGCCCAGTTGTGGGTCATCCGGCCCGGTTCGATCGGCGCCATGGCATACGTCTTTGGCCGCTACGCCACGCAGTTGTGGCCGCTCGGTGCCCAGTCGTTCACGGTCTACGCCGCCGGATCAGTGACCATCATCAGTCTGATCAACATCCTGGGTGTGCGTGAAGGAAAATGGACTCAAAACGTGCTCACGACCGCAAAGCTGCTCGGGCTGGCGATCGTGGTGGGCGTGGGATTGACCTGCACGCTGCCGGCAGAACAGACGGCGCCGGCTGCTGCCGCCAACGATCAAGGCAACCTGGGGCTTGCGCTGATCTTGATCGTCTTTACCTACGGCGGTTGGAACGACCTGGCCTACGTCGCGGCCGAAGTGCGAGATCCGCAGCGAAATATCGTGCGGGCGTTGCTGCTGGGCGTCGCCGCCGTCGTCACGGTTTATGTGAGCGTCAACCTCGCGTTTCTACATGCGCTTGGGCTGCAGGGCGTGGCCGCCAGCCATGCCGTGGCGGCCGATGTGGCTTCGCTTGGGCTGGGCGACTGGGGGCGGCGGGGCATCGCGCTATTGATCTGCATTTCGACCCTGGGGGCCATTAATGGAATGATCTTTACCGGCGCGCGGATCTATTTTGCGATGGGACGGGATCACCCCCTTTTTGCTCTTGTCGGTCGCTGGAGTCTGCGCTTTGGGACGCCAGCGTGGTCGCTATTGATCCAGGCCGGCACCACATTGTTGGCCGTCGTGGGCTTCGGAGTCTTCACGGGCGGCCCCGAAGGGGGCGGCTTCCAACGCCTGATCGACTTCACGACGCCGGTGTTCTGGTTTTTTTTATTGCTTGCAGGGCTGTCGCTGTTGGTGCTGCGCCGGCGCGAGCCTGCGCAGCCACGGCCTTTTCGCGTGCCAGGGTACCCGCTGCTTCCACTGTTGTTTTGCAGCGGTTCGGCTGCGATCGTTTATGCCGGGGTCATGCATGCCATCGAAGTACGCTCGTGGGCCGCGTTGTGGGCCGCCGGGCTCATGGCCCCGGGCGCCATACTGGCACTGGTAGCCAAGCCACGCGACCAATGATTGATACTCGGCTGGCCCGCGCTTGCGAAACGCGCAGCGCCGTGGCGGCCGGGCTAAATCTTCGGTGCCTCAGGAACGTCGATGCCTAGCGCGGTTGCCAAATCGATGGCGTGTTCTTGCTCTTGGACCAGAATCTCGCGAATTACTTCGCATAAGGCATACTCTCCCAATGCTTCGCACTGCCGCACGCGCTGCCTGTAATTGGCGATCGTGTCCAACTCATTTTGCAAGTCGAAGCGGAGCATGTCCTCGGCCTTGTCTGACGTTTTGACCGGCTTCGGCGCGACCGTCGGCATGCCGCCCAAATAGTCGATTTGTTTGGCAATCGCCAGAGCGTGGGCCAGCTCTTCACCGGCATGCACCTCGAGTTCTTTGGCGATATTCATGTACGCGGCACCCTTGAGCACCTGGCTGTAATTCACGTAGGCGATAATCGCCTGGTATTCACGGGCAAGATCTTCATTCAGCAAATCGATTAGTTGCTTCCGGCTAATGCCCGCATCGGAATGCGTGGTGTGTTTGTCGGTCACGATATTCTCTCCTTGGCCAGATGTTTGGTCGGTTGCGACGGTCATTTAAGCAATTGCCGGGCCAACTCACAACCTTGTGGCGAGCGTGCGACTTGTGACGGTCTGGCCGGTGACGGCGCCGCGGGCGCCCTACCCCACCGCTACCTCCGGCATGCGCGGCAAAAACACATGGCCGCCCGTGACAACGTCGAGCACAACCGTTCACTTGCGAAGTGCATCTGAGCGTGCGAAAATTGAC comes from the Pirellulales bacterium genome and includes:
- a CDS encoding amino acid permease, with the protein product RGVSMLQCRPLSPHFLFREYHRDVSTHHSEISADVGSQVAAPERRLSLIDTTSMIVGIIIGSGLYETTPVIAANVSAAPWLITGWLLGGLFALVGSLCYAELATAYPADGGDYVYLTRAFGRGTGFMFAWAQLWVIRPGSIGAMAYVFGRYATQLWPLGAQSFTVYAAGSVTIISLINILGVREGKWTQNVLTTAKLLGLAIVVGVGLTCTLPAEQTAPAAAANDQGNLGLALILIVFTYGGWNDLAYVAAEVRDPQRNIVRALLLGVAAVVTVYVSVNLAFLHALGLQGVAASHAVAADVASLGLGDWGRRGIALLICISTLGAINGMIFTGARIYFAMGRDHPLFALVGRWSLRFGTPAWSLLIQAGTTLLAVVGFGVFTGGPEGGGFQRLIDFTTPVFWFFLLLAGLSLLVLRRREPAQPRPFRVPGYPLLPLLFCSGSAAIVYAGVMHAIEVRSWAALWAAGLMAPGAILALVAKPRDQ
- a CDS encoding ferritin-like domain-containing protein; amino-acid sequence: MTDKHTTHSDAGISRKQLIDLLNEDLAREYQAIIAYVNYSQVLKGAAYMNIAKELEVHAGEELAHALAIAKQIDYLGGMPTVAPKPVKTSDKAEDMLRFDLQNELDTIANYRQRVRQCEALGEYALCEVIREILVQEQEHAIDLATALGIDVPEAPKI